A single region of the Frondihabitans peucedani genome encodes:
- a CDS encoding ABC transporter substrate-binding protein, translated as MKTRRLAAVAGIAVIGLALAGCSGGSSGGSSGGGDASKGLTSRGPITYVQGKDNSNVVRPLIAKWNSAHPSEKVTFKEQSDQADQQHDDLVQHFQAKDANYDVVDVDVVWTAEFAAKSWLTPLTGKMKIDTSSLLPSTVATATYNKTLFAAPQTSDGGLLYYRSDLVKTPPKTWDEMMSDCSIAKKNGIGCYAGQFAKYEGLTVNASEAINGSGGSILGKDGSTPTVDSSAAKKGLQNLVDAFKDGNIPAEAITYQEEQGRTAFEAGKLLFLRNWPYVYSLAKTDGSSKVKTTFGIAPLPGADGVGASTLGGHNAAISVYSKHKATAHDFLEFLESNETQKFFATQGSLAPVVASLYTDPTLVKQLPYLPTLLTSIQSAVPRPVTPFYPAVTAAIQDNTYAALKGSKTVDEALKDMQAAIKAAG; from the coding sequence ATGAAAACCAGGCGCCTCGCAGCCGTGGCCGGAATCGCGGTCATCGGACTCGCTCTCGCTGGATGTTCGGGCGGAAGCTCGGGCGGCAGCTCCGGAGGCGGCGACGCCTCCAAAGGCCTCACCAGCCGTGGCCCCATCACCTACGTCCAGGGCAAGGACAACAGCAACGTCGTCCGCCCGCTCATCGCCAAGTGGAACTCCGCTCACCCGAGCGAGAAGGTCACCTTCAAGGAGCAGTCCGACCAGGCCGACCAGCAGCACGACGACCTCGTCCAGCACTTCCAGGCGAAAGACGCCAACTACGACGTCGTCGACGTCGACGTCGTCTGGACGGCCGAGTTCGCGGCGAAGAGCTGGCTCACCCCGCTCACCGGCAAGATGAAGATCGACACCTCGTCGCTCCTGCCGTCGACCGTCGCCACCGCGACCTACAACAAGACGCTGTTCGCGGCGCCGCAGACCTCGGACGGCGGTCTGCTCTACTACCGCTCCGACCTCGTCAAGACCCCGCCGAAGACGTGGGACGAGATGATGTCCGACTGCTCCATCGCGAAGAAGAACGGCATCGGCTGCTACGCCGGTCAGTTCGCCAAGTACGAGGGTCTCACCGTGAACGCCTCCGAGGCGATCAACGGCTCGGGCGGCTCGATCCTGGGCAAGGACGGCTCGACCCCGACGGTCGACAGCTCCGCCGCCAAGAAGGGCCTGCAGAACCTCGTCGACGCGTTCAAGGACGGCAACATCCCAGCCGAGGCGATCACGTACCAGGAGGAGCAGGGCCGCACGGCCTTCGAGGCCGGCAAGCTGCTGTTCCTGCGCAACTGGCCCTACGTCTACTCGCTCGCGAAGACCGACGGCTCCTCGAAGGTGAAGACCACCTTCGGCATCGCCCCGCTCCCGGGCGCCGACGGCGTCGGTGCCTCGACGCTCGGCGGTCACAACGCGGCGATCAGCGTGTACTCGAAGCACAAGGCCACCGCGCACGACTTCCTCGAGTTCCTGGAGTCGAACGAGACGCAGAAGTTCTTCGCCACGCAGGGCTCCCTCGCCCCGGTGGTCGCGAGCCTCTACACCGACCCGACGCTCGTGAAGCAGCTGCCGTACCTCCCGACGCTGCTCACCAGCATCCAGAGCGCGGTCCCGCGTCCGGTCACGCCGTTCTACCCGGCCGTCACCGCCGCGATCCAGGACAACACCTACGCGGCGCTGAAGGGCTCGAAGACCGTCGACGAAGCGCTGAAGGACATGCAGGCCGCCATCAAGGCCGCCGGCTGA
- a CDS encoding NAD(P)/FAD-dependent oxidoreductase, whose product MTDAPDEVYDVAVIGGGPAGLSAALNLVRARRRVLLIDSNRPRNSATLLSHGFLTRDGISPLELRRLGREEFLGYEGAEHRMTIVDSVERVEGGFELACSMRNKTSRAVARTILAATGLHETLPDIAGLRAFYGTSIHSCIECDGYGKRDEALAVLGEHPDLAERAVLLTQWSRDLIVFTNGADVVTPQEEQALQARGIPVERRPVAEIEGGRDGVTGLRMADGDVILRSGGFVRPAWSSELGYLGGLGADFDDDGLLIADSHGRTTVEGVYVAGESTAPGPQQLIVAAGSGARTAATLNRDLVGGIRDLADAVQ is encoded by the coding sequence ATGACCGACGCGCCCGACGAGGTCTACGACGTCGCCGTCATCGGCGGCGGCCCCGCCGGCCTGAGTGCCGCGCTGAATCTCGTGCGGGCGCGTCGCCGCGTGCTGTTGATCGACAGCAACCGTCCCCGCAACTCGGCGACTCTGCTCTCGCACGGATTCCTGACGCGTGACGGGATCTCGCCGCTCGAGCTGCGTCGACTCGGGCGGGAGGAGTTCCTCGGCTACGAGGGCGCCGAGCACAGGATGACGATCGTCGACTCAGTCGAGAGGGTCGAGGGCGGCTTCGAGCTGGCGTGCTCGATGCGCAACAAGACCTCGAGGGCGGTGGCGCGGACGATCCTGGCGGCCACCGGCCTTCACGAGACGCTCCCCGACATCGCGGGCCTCCGAGCTTTCTACGGCACGTCGATCCACAGCTGCATCGAGTGCGACGGCTACGGCAAGCGCGACGAGGCGCTGGCGGTGCTCGGCGAGCACCCCGATCTGGCGGAGCGCGCCGTGCTGCTGACCCAGTGGTCGCGCGACCTGATCGTGTTCACGAACGGCGCCGACGTCGTCACGCCGCAGGAGGAGCAGGCGCTCCAGGCCCGCGGCATCCCCGTCGAGCGGCGGCCCGTCGCTGAGATCGAGGGCGGCCGCGACGGCGTGACGGGCCTCCGGATGGCGGACGGCGACGTGATCCTGCGCTCGGGGGGCTTCGTCCGGCCGGCCTGGTCGAGCGAGCTCGGCTACCTCGGCGGTCTGGGTGCCGACTTCGACGACGACGGCCTCCTGATCGCCGACTCCCACGGCCGAACCACCGTCGAGGGCGTGTACGTCGCCGGCGAGTCGACGGCCCCCGGGCCGCAGCAGCTGATCGTCGCGGCCGGATCGGGCGCCAGGACGGCGGCGACCCTGAACCGCGACCTGGTGGGCGGCATTCGCGACCTCGCTGATGCTGTACAGTAG